The following proteins come from a genomic window of Ochotona princeps isolate mOchPri1 chromosome 14, mOchPri1.hap1, whole genome shotgun sequence:
- the QRFP gene encoding orexigenic neuropeptide QRFP, with protein sequence MRGPCSLSYLLLLPLGVCFPLLDRRAPLDAVGSSWAALTEGPQPPLARSTWRWPRALVPPQATPIIARELWGREHAGFHFRFRLGRRHEDSEGDSGGEKAGSRSLGSLAEELGSYSRKKGGFSFRFGRR encoded by the coding sequence ATGAGGGGACCCTGCTCACTGTCCTACCTCCTCCTGCTGCCGCTGGGTGTCTGCTTCCCCCTgttggacagaagggcacccctGGACGCggtgggcagcagctgggccGCCCTGACGGAGGGGCCCCAGCCCCCCTTGGCACGGAGCACCTGGCGCTGGCCCAGGGCACTGGTGCCACCACAGGCCACGCCCATCATCGCCAGGGAACTGTGGGGCCGAGAGCATGCCGGCTTCCACTTCCGCTTCCGCCTTGGGAGGCGGCACGAGGACTCCGAGGGTGACAGTGGTGGTGAGAAGGCTGGCAGCCGCTCTCTCGGGAGCCTGGCCGAGGAGCTGGGCAGCTACAGCAGGAAGAAAGGCGGCTTCAGCTTCCGTTTCGGCCGGCGGTGA